The Thomasclavelia ramosa DSM 1402 genome includes a region encoding these proteins:
- a CDS encoding ABC transporter ATP-binding protein: protein MTNIMLEVKNLKKIYDELGPSPKIALDDLSFEIKNNEFVCIMGPSGSGKTTLVNILSTIDKATSGIVNISGASIVGMSGAVKAKFRKKKLGFIFQNYNLLYSLTIRENILFPLIINSIGEKEWQENLEQVTQILGIKDILDKHVYECSGGQQQRAAIARALISKPEIIIADEPTGNLDSNNSRELMELFSKINHDSQTTIIMVTHDAFVASYSTKMLYMKDGKIDKILNRHGLTRDEYFNEIVKVNAILSNN, encoded by the coding sequence ATGACAAATATTATGCTTGAAGTTAAAAATTTAAAGAAAATATATGATGAACTAGGTCCTTCACCAAAAATTGCTTTAGATGATCTTAGTTTTGAAATTAAAAATAATGAATTTGTTTGTATTATGGGGCCTTCTGGTTCTGGAAAAACGACCTTAGTAAATATTTTATCAACAATTGATAAAGCAACTTCAGGAATTGTTAATATTTCAGGTGCAAGTATTGTTGGGATGAGTGGGGCAGTAAAGGCAAAATTTAGAAAGAAAAAGTTAGGTTTTATTTTTCAAAATTATAATTTACTTTATTCTTTAACGATTCGTGAAAATATTCTTTTTCCGTTAATTATAAATAGTATCGGTGAAAAAGAATGGCAGGAAAATTTAGAGCAGGTTACACAGATTTTAGGTATTAAGGACATACTCGATAAACATGTATATGAGTGCTCTGGTGGGCAACAGCAGCGAGCGGCAATTGCAAGAGCCCTAATTAGTAAACCTGAAATAATTATTGCTGATGAACCTACTGGTAATCTTGATAGTAATAATTCTAGAGAATTAATGGAATTATTTTCGAAAATCAACCATGATTCTCAAACAACAATTATTATGGTGACTCACGATGCATTTGTTGCCTCGTATTCAACTAAAATGTTATATATGAAAGATGGTAAGATCGATAAAATTTTAAATCGACATGGTCTAACACGAGATGAATATTTTAATGAGATTGTTAAAGTTAATGCAATATTATCTAATAATTGA